The Fusarium keratoplasticum isolate Fu6.1 chromosome 4, whole genome shotgun sequence genome contains the following window.
TGATGGTCTCCTCGAAGCTGGTGAGCTCCTGTTTGGCGTCGGCCAGCCTCTTCTGGTCCGTCTCGCGGATGGCGTCCGAGGCCTTCTCGAGGTATCCAGGGTCGTTGAGGAtcttctcctgcttctgGATGCTGCTTCGGGCCttgtccagcttcttctgcgccttggcgatctcggcGTCGATGTCGACGCGGCCCTTGACGTGCAGGAAGACAGCCGCCTCCGTCGACACGGGGTAGGCGACGCAGCCGGCCGGCCGAGTGGCATCAGGCGACAGGATCTCAACACCCTTGATACCCTTGCCGCTGAGGGTCTTGATGGAGGCGACCTGCTCCTTGACAGTAGCCAGGGAGGTATCGTTGTAGGCCTGGATGATGACTATAAACGAGTTAGCACCTTGATTATGGTAGTTAAAGATTGATTACTTACCCTCGACGTCATCCTTGAGGGCGTACTCGGCCATCAATGATCGGGTGGCCTTGACGCAGCCCAGAACAAGCTCGTAAGCACGCTCAGACTCAGGgtcgtcaagctcctcagtGTAGGTGGGGTACTTGGCAACCATGATAGACTTGGTCTCGTCCTCGGGTCTCCGGGGCATTCGTTGCCACATCTCCTCGGTGATGAAGGGCATGAAGGGGTGGATCATGGTCAGGGCAGCCTCGAGAGCCGTGTACAGGGTCTGGATGGCCGAGttgcgctcctcctcggtgccaTCTCGGATGATGGACTTGGAGTTCTCGATGTAGACATCGCAAAGCTCGTTATACCAGTAGCGGTAGACGATGAGCGTCGACTTGGAGAACTCGCGGTCCTCAAGAGCGCGGTTGATATCCTTGGCAGCAGTGTTCATCTTGTGGAGGATCCATCGCTCGGCCAGAGTCTTGCCGCGGGCAATACCCGACTTGGAGGGAGTGAAGTCCTGAGGAAGACTTCCAAGGACGTACTTGGTCGCCTGGAAGATCTTGTTACAGAACTTTCGGTATCCGtggatgatcttgacatCCAGGTTGATATCTCCACCACCAGTGGTGGCGTTGATCATGGTGAAGCGCAGAGCATCGGCACCACACTGGGGGATGCCGTCAGGGAAGGCGGTCTTCTGGTacttggtggccttggcgacCTCGCTGGGGTGCAGGTTGCCCTGAAGGAGCTTCTCGTGGAGGTAGTCCAGCTTGACACCGGCAATGACGTCCAGGGGGTCAACGACGTTACCCAAACTCTTGCTCATCTTCCTACCCTCGGAATCTCGGACCAGACTGTGGCAGTACACCTCCTTGAAGGGGATATCGCCCGTCATCTTGAGTCCGAGCATGATCATTCTGGCAatccagaagaagagaataTCCCAACCCGTCTCCAGGACGGATGTGGGGTACAGGGTCTCGAGGTCATGGGTCTTGTTGGGCCAGCCCAGGGTGCTGAAGGGCCAGAGGCCAGAAGAGAACCAGGCTGTTTATGCGATCAGTTGTCAATATCCAAGAGTATTTCCAGGTCAACTCACTGTCAAGaacatcctcatcacgcTTAAGAGTAAACGTCTTGCCGGGCagggcagccttggccttctcctcggcctcctgcTCAGTCCGGCCAGCGAAccagagcttctcctcgggaATATCTCCAGCGCCTCCCTCGATGTTGGCAAAGTAGACAGGGCACTGATGACCCCACCAGAGCTGTCGGCTGATACACCAGTCATTGATGTCCTCGAGCCATCGGTAGTAGCTCTTCTCAGCGGTCTCGGGGCGGATCTTGATGCGGCCGTCTCGgacagcagcaagagcagGCTCGGCCAACTCCTTCATGCGAACCCACCACTGAGGCTTCATGAGAGGCTCAATGACGTCCTTGGACTTTTCGCACAGAGGGACCTTCATGGcgttgtccttcttgtcgacGTACAGACCCTTGGCCTTCAGGTCATCCTGAATGGTGTAACGGACGTCGAATCGCTTCTGGCCCTTGTAGGGGCCGGCGTTCTCGTTCATGAGACCATCATCAGTCAAGATGTTGATAAACTCGAGGTTGTGCTTCTGGCCGAGGGTGAAATCGTTGGGGTCGTGGGCAGGGGTAAGCTTGACGGCACCAGTTCCGAACTCCATGTCGACATACTCGTCGGCGATGATAGGGAGCTTGCGGCCCTCGATAAAGGGGTGAATGGCAGTCTTGCCGATGAGGTGCTTGTACCTGTCGTCCTTGGGGTGGACGGCGATACCAGTGTCACCCAGCATGGTCTCGATACGGGTAGTGgcgacctcgacgagctcGTCGGATCCCTCAATGGGGTACTTGAAGTGAACAATGACACCAAATTCGACCTTCTTGTCGTAGCCAGGGACATCGAGGAGTGTTCGGCCAGTCAGCTCCTTGTTGGCGACCTCGAGGTTAGACAGGGCAGTGTTGAGCTTTGTGCACCAGTTGACAAGTCGGTTAGCACGGTAAATGGTGCCCTCCTCGTGAAGCTGGACCCAAGTCTCGGTAACGGCCGCGGACAGGTTAGCGTCCATGGTGAAAGCCTCTCGGCTCCAGTCGAAAGAACTTCCCAGGCTGGTCAGGGCCTTGTTGATGCGCTTGTGGTACTCATCCTTCCACTGCCAGACAGTATCGACAAACTTGGCTCGGCCAAGATCGTGTCGGGTCTTGCCCTCCTTTCTCCAGAGCATGTTCTCGACGACGCTCTGAGTCGAGATACCAGCGTGATCGCAGCCGGGCAACCAGAGAGTGGTCTTGCCCTGCATTCGGTTCCATCGAACCATGAGATCCTGAAGAGAGTCACCGAGAGCGTGACCCATGTGCAGGGCACCAGTGACGTTGGGAGGAGGGTGGACAATGACGAAGCTGccctcgtccttgaccttgccatcAGGCTTGAACTCGGGCTTGAAGaagccctccttctcccaccaGCTGTACCATGCCGACTCGACGGCAATGGGGTTGTATGCCTTGAAATGGGGGTCCTCGAACGATCGGATTCGCTTCTTCTCACCCTCGGGGGTGTCCTCGACGTATTCGGGGAggggctcctcctcgaccttcttctccttgggcttcttctccttggctggCTTGGGGGCGCTCGCGGcggcctttgccttcttggcctcgaacttggcctgcttctcggccttcttgcgctccttCTCCACTGCGCCATCATGTTAGACCATCTCGGGTCGAAATCGGTTCGGGGAGGCTTCACATACACTCCTTGGCAGTCTTCACCTTGGCACCGCCCTCGGCACCGGCATCAGCACCGGAGGCATGGACGGGGGCAGCAGACTCGGTGATGCTCTTCTTTTCCGCGGCGGGGACGGCTGGAGGGGTATTGGTAGCGTCTTCAAGACCCTCGCTGGCGCCGACTATACGATTCCAATGTTAGTCACACCCTAAATATGCCCCCATTCACAATTCTCATCCTTACTGGGGTTTCCTCGGCCGCTGTTTGTCGCCATGGTGACTCGCGTGGTCGTCAAGGGTCGTCTCGGGGAAGCAGATCGCACGCGAAGTGCTTGAACCGCGAGTCGTCTAAACGTCGTGCCGGAGATGACTGAGTGAAGCCCGTTGCTTTGGGGCTTCAGACACTGTCGCACGCCGGGAATTGACTTAAATAGAGAGAAAAGAGCAGAAGTGACTCAGAGTCGAGCCTCGTTGCTACGATTCAAGACGGTTTGGTTTGTAAATTTGAGTCATGGGCATCCAGAACGAATATCGGAAGGTGGGTTGTACCCCGCGTAGTGTGGCGTATGTGGCGGTGCACATATGGCTGGAGATCTGGTGCTGGTGGTCATGTTTTCTACCGACGTCTTGACATTGAACGACTGTATTCCAACGCTGTGTTTTTCGGGATCTTGTCTGTCGATTTAATTGGTTTGAACCTGTTGAATCTGGTACTTAGTACTCCATTTTCTCCTGTTCCCTCAAAGTCTATGCCTTAATGGCCTTCAGGCTAGCTTTGAGAGCTCACACGAGCCGAACATTGTGTAGTATCACAGCCAGCTCCAGACGGGCATATTCAACAGGCAATGGCTCAAATTATTTCACAGTAAACTTGGGCTCTAAACGAAAGGTGTCATTTCTCTGAAAAAGTATCTATTTGAAATAAGCTAACTTCATTCTAGGACCTCGCTGCCTTGCTACAAAGCTTGAAGCCACAAATCAAGTTGTCCAACCCTAGCCGTCATGACGCAGCAGTTATTCTGGCCACGCCTGAGTATGCTCGAtggttggaggaggatggcttcatggcAGAGTTTGTAAAGCTTCTCTCGGGCTCTGAAAAGATGGAGCAGTTCCACGTTCTTGGTGCTGTGGTTGACCATGTCGCTCCGCCTGTTCCGGCGAACAAACCCATCCAGGGCTTGTCCATCCTCCGCGGCTCCGTCAGCTCTATCCTCCCAGAACTCTGGAGTGAAGCTCCTCCAAAGGCAAGGGAGGATGCGAACAAGGTTGCGGCCTTGACGTTCGACCTCGGCAATCCCCATCTCACTGTCCCCTTGACCAATACCACTTTCCAGAACCACAAGACGTCGACTCTTATTGCAAGCCGATACGACCTCTCTCAAGACTCTCCGAAgctcttggagaagatggaaaaGCACTGGCAGCAGGTGGCTCTCCCACTCAGAGAGCAGCTGCCTTCGATCAAGGACCTCGGCATCTGGGCTCCCCTGGTACCCCTGACTCAACCACGTGTGGTGACGGAAAGCTTTGGAAACATTGTAAGGCGAGTCAATGTCGACGACGAATCAGTTCCTGCCTCGAATGAGCTCGAGCCAGCAGTCGATGAATTGCACAGTCGGAAGTCCAACCTGGTTCAGTCACCCATGGGCATCTGGGCTGTCATCACGCCCCCTACGTTTGCTCAAGTGGGAAGCAATGTTTCTCGCTCTGCTGATCCAGATCCGGAGGCGACATTTGATGAGAATCTCAACATTACAGACTTGGTAGCCTCGACATCTAGTCATCTACATGAACTGTACGGGCAAGGGGGCCGACTGTATCAGATCTGTACGTCCTTTCTACTTGAGCAACTCCAAACCAAGTGCTAACATGAGCAGTgagcggtggtggtggctggggCGCAAAGAAGGGCCTGTTGTCACTTGATCCTCAGCGAACTCACTTTGCTCTgtctgaagaggaggaaatgCAGAGGTTCATCCAGGCTATGGATGGTGGCAACTTTGTCCCCGTGGGCTCCAAGATCCAGTTCTTCGTGTCGACCGAGACTTCAGCGACGGAAGCATCTGGTACTCCTACCCCTGGGGTAGTATTCGGCACCGCCAGCAGAGTCCACGACTCGACAGACGCCGAGTCCGAGACTGTCGTCTTGGATAATCACTTTGGCGCACTCTCGAACGACGGAATCTTTGTCACCTCCTCGGACGCTGCCGCCGAGACGACGCCGGGCTACAACAATGACTGGAAGCTCAACGTACCAAACTCTCGGATCTTTGTCGGCGACCAAGAGTAGGATCTGGATGACTGGTTCGTGGTGTTTCTGGCTTGGTGTGCGTGCACGTGTATACTTGAGATGTGTAATTACTCCCCCTTCTAATATCTAGACGCTGCTGCCAACTCTACCCTGATGAATACATACCCCATCTACTCTTGACTTgatcttcttttcttttgcaAGCcctctgccgctgccgctgcaaCATCCTCCAGCGTCGtccccctcttcctcttcccgACCTTCTCGCTTCCAAGCACCTCATCCTCCGCAATGTCCTTGTAGACACCAGCGGCGCCCTGGAACAACTCCTTTCcccatcctccctcctcaGTCATGGTGTGGGAaatctcttccatctctctGACCCAGCGGTATGCCTTGGGCGGCATGTTCGGCACGGCCTTGTCGGCAAGGGCGAGATGCGTGGGAAGACCTTtagccatctcatctcgcaAAACATCAGCAACACCGAGGCTGTGAGCGGTTGTGAATGACTGAGTAGCTATGGCTATAAAGCCTTTAGACATGGCTGCGAAGCACATCTTGAGTCCGCTCGCGGCGCCGATGTCGGGGGAGATGGAATTCATGTTTAGCACCGAAGCAAGAATATCGCCGTAAGGCAGGGCTGAGAGAGATTCTGGCCCAGATATGGGAAGTCTTGGGCGTACCCAGTCGGAATAGTTGCTGTTGCTAGAGGATTTGGATCCGCCATCGGTGGAAGATGTCCGTTTTGGAGGACCTCCCAGGATGCATCCATCGATGAATCGGACGGGTACCTCGGATTTCTGGAGAAGCGCTGCGATCACTTTCGTACTTGATGGCGAAACTGCATTTAGATCGACAAAGTATagctcttctcttctcttggaCTGCGAGAGCGCATCCACGATGCGTCGCGCTGTAGCCTCGGCATCTCGTGGGGGCACGACAGAGAGTATCACTGAGCACTCCTCCACCAGGTCAACATCGGTCTCGAGCAGTTCCACATTGGCTTCCCGGGCGCGATCAATGGTATCTTGACTGTGGGTTTTGTAAGTTCCCTGCTTCTTGCCGAGTGGTAGATATATCCTACCTTCTACCCGAGCAATTCGTCGCAAGAGCAAAGTTGTGAGCAACGAGCAGGTTGGCGATGCCAGCACCCATGTCGCCAATGGACAGCAGTCCGATTTTAGCAACGGGACCGTCTTTGCTTGACATGCTGTTATGACAATTCACGCTGGCGTATGAATATTAATCTGGAGTTGACACGGAAAGTTTCATCCGATGCGGTTcagttgatgatgtcggtcTTAGGGAAACGTGATCACCAAGTTCATGCAAGGTCCAAGTTTATTGTTAAGAGATGTTCACGAGCGGGGAATTAGCCGCATACACCGTCAAGTATCAGTTTCACATTGCTCTCAGTCTTATCGGACCATGGCGCAATATGTAGCTGAAATGTGTTGATCTGAGTAACTGGATACTGACGACAATTGGGGCTCAACACATGTGGATAGTACTTTCAACGCACCAGAAACACCATCTCGATGCGCCGAGGTCTACATCAAAGATAGGTACTCTTGGCTCCTGGCACAAATCAGGTTATCGCGACGGCTTAGTCAACAAATGtcttcatcaaccaccaAGCGAATCGAAAGCCATGGCCGGCCATCCATTCTGGTGGTGAGCGACGTCACCCGCCCAGGATCCGTCCCTGTTTGCCCGCCGCGGGGAAACGTCCATCGCCCGATTCGCCTCTAACGGCATGACATGATGACGAACACTTGACAGGCCCGTCCTGCCGGTTATAGAGCCGAGTTAGCGAGCAGCTAGAAACACAGTAGAACCTGATTCTCGTCTTGAATACAAACTTCGTCCTTAAACCATCACTACACCACTTCAGCAGGCCCATGTAAGACAGGCCATCCATCATACATCATGGCACCCTCTCGCCAACAACAAACAACGCCAGCAACTTCCTCACAAAACAACCAGCAAGAGCCAGCAAATGACACCAAGTCAAAAAAGAAACGGGCTGAGCCAATATCTTCTCTTGCCCCACGGAGACCGGACGAGATTGAGGAGGCGGAATCAGTAACACCAGCACCCAAACCGAAACCCACGAGAGTCGAATCatcagatgaagaggaccaAGAAggggacgacgatgacgtGGAAAGCGTCTATTTATCAGACGACGAAAGAAGCGACGATCAGGACACGACGTCGGAAGAAGACTCTGATGATTCCGACGACAGCGTGGAATCATTACCACCCCGACACTTGACAAGACGTTCAACTGGACGCGCCGTAAAACATCcatcaccctcctcgccaCTCACAATTGTCCAGACTCGATCTGAGACTACACACTGGATAACCACACAGCAACCCCAAGGAAACAACAGAGCCGTGACTCGCGGCACCAGAACCCTTCAACAGCAAACTACCATGCACGGCCAAAATCTCAATACCCAACAACAAAGACGGTCGAGCGGGAATAGCCTCAGGCTCAACATGAGCATCGACGTCAACATGTCTTTCAGTGGCCTTGTTACGGGCCGTAATCTGTCATTCGCTGGGGTATGTAAGCCGCTGTTCGTATCAAAGGAACAACCTGACTCACAAATCCAGGGACAACTGTCCTACGGTTGGAGTCGCCGCAACACACAGGGAAGTTGAGGTGAAGCTCCAATCCATCTGCAATAAGCCATACGAGCTGTGGCAATAAGTTAAAGTCCATCGTTGAGAAACGGTGAGAATAGGTGGAGATTTCGGCTTGTGATGCGCTAAACAGTCTGGTCATGTATATAGTCGAGTCGAGATCAGACGACAGACGTCGTCAACAATATGACGAGTCGGTTACTCAATCATGTCGATATCGTCGACCGCAGCGGCTGGAGcttgagcctgagcctgggcAGGGGCTGCCTCGGTTCCGTTGGATGGCTCCGTGGTTTGCGCGTTGCCTCCGCCAAAGTAGTCCGCCATTTCCgcatccagctcctcctgcGTCTTCTTTGTACGAGGGTTACCTCGTCCACCACGACCTCCCTCCTGATCCCTTCCTCCCTCTCTGCCACCACCCTCTCTACGAGCTCCGGGACGACGACCACCCTGGCCGCGCCGCCGGGGCATTGGGCTCCTCCGGTCACCTCCTTGTCCAGGAACATATCTATCAATTCCCTTGCGGGCtgcttcgtcctcgtcgtacCGGCGGTGTGGGGAATGAGATCGCGCCCTGTCTCCTGGGGCTGAAATGCGCTCTGCCAAGGGGCGGCTGGGCATGACAGCTGTATCGAAGGGGTTTCTAGCAGGGCCACTGGGAAGAAGGGTCAATCGAATCGGTTGTCCTATATGCTTTCGTTAGAAATGTCAGAGAGCCTGAATAGCAAGTATTGCCGCGTACCGTTGGCA
Protein-coding sequences here:
- a CDS encoding Valine--tRNA ligase, yielding MATNSGRGNPIGASEGLEDATNTPPAVPAAEKKSITESAAPVHASGADAGAEGGAKVKTAKELEKERKKAEKQAKFEAKKAKAAASAPKPAKEKKPKEKKVEEEPLPEYVEDTPEGEKKRIRSFEDPHFKAYNPIAVESAWYSWWEKEGFFKPEFKPDGKVKDEGSFVIVHPPPNVTGALHMGHALGDSLQDLMVRWNRMQGKTTLWLPGCDHAGISTQSVVENMLWRKEGKTRHDLGRAKFVDTVWQWKDEYHKRINKALTSLGSSFDWSREAFTMDANLSAAVTETWVQLHEEGTIYRANRLVNWCTKLNTALSNLEVANKELTGRTLLDVPGYDKKVEFGVIVHFKYPIEGSDELVEVATTRIETMLGDTGIAVHPKDDRYKHLIGKTAIHPFIEGRKLPIIADEYVDMEFGTGAVKLTPAHDPNDFTLGQKHNLEFINILTDDGLMNENAGPYKGQKRFDVRYTIQDDLKAKGLYVDKKDNAMKVPLCEKSKDVIEPLMKPQWWVRMKELAEPALAAVRDGRIKIRPETAEKSYYRWLEDINDWCISRQLWWGHQCPVYFANIEGGAGDIPEEKLWFAGRTEQEAEEKAKAALPGKTFTLKRDEDVLDTWFSSGLWPFSTLGWPNKTHDLETLYPTSVLETGWDILFFWIARMIMLGLKMTGDIPFKEVYCHSLVRDSEGRKMSKSLGNVVDPLDVIAGVKLDYLHEKLLQGNLHPSEVAKATKYQKTAFPDGIPQCGADALRFTMINATTGGGDINLDVKIIHGYRKFCNKIFQATKYVLGSLPQDFTPSKSGIARGKTLAERWILHKMNTAAKDINRALEDREFSKSTLIVYRYWYNELCDVYIENSKSIIRDGTEEERNSAIQTLYTALEAALTMIHPFMPFITEEMWQRMPRRPEDETKSIMVAKYPTYTEELDDPESERAYELVLGCVKATRSLMAEYALKDDVEVIIQAYNDTSLATVKEQVASIKTLSGKGIKGVEILSPDATRPAGCVAYPVSTEAAVFLHVKGRVDIDAEIAKAQKKLDKARSSIQKQEKILNDPGYLEKASDAIRETDQKRLADAKQELTSFEETIKQFEQLKLE
- a CDS encoding RRM domain-containing protein; translation: MADKMDRGLDEIIAETRSNRPRNQRGQGRRREPRQDYPRDGVRKSFRDESRNLDSEWVHDRYEENNSRRGPAPRRRRESPDQESRGSKLRVDNIHYDLTEDDLDELFRRIGPVVRLQLRYDRAGRSEGTAYVTYELKEDAQEAVRQFDGANANGQPIRLTLLPSGPARNPFDTAVMPSRPLAERISAPGDRARSHSPHRRYDEDEAARKGIDRYVPGQGGDRRSPMPRRRGQGGRRPGARREGGGREGGRDQEGGRGGRGNPRTKKTQEELDAEMADYFGGGNAQTTEPSNGTEAAPAQAQAQAPAAAVDDIDMIE